A genomic window from Anopheles ziemanni chromosome X, idAnoZiCoDA_A2_x.2, whole genome shotgun sequence includes:
- the LOC131291448 gene encoding protein obstructor-E-like: MRYTLTVLAAVTACIYAQSFKCPPKDGQYEDPVQCDKFYECSDGRATERLCPDGLVFDPTIRKINKCDQPFNVDCGDRVELQPPRGNTLCPRRNGFFAHPDPAVCNVFYNCIEGEATEITCTAGLHFDEYTGTCVWPNDAGRQGCNPGANKKLKDGFTCPKDQKTDEAGQAVAHPKFAHPTDCQRFYVCLNGVEPRDLGCQVGEVYNEETERCDAPENVPGCEDWYKESDEKKN, translated from the exons ATGCGCTACACCCTCACCGTGCTGGCGGCCGTGACCGCGTGCATCT ACGCGCAAAGCTTCAAGTGTCCGCCGAAGGACGGCCAGTACGAGGATCCGGTCCAGTGCGACAAGTTCTACGAGTGCTCGGACGGCCGGGCCACGGAGCGCCTCTGCCCGGACGGCCTCGTCTTCGATCCGACCATCCGGAAGATTAACAAGTGCGATCAGCCCTTCAACGTCGATTGCGGCGATCGCGTCGAGCTGC AACCCCCGCGGGGCAACACGCTGTGCCCGCGTCGCAACGGATTCTTCGCCCATCCGGATCCGGCCGTCTGCAACGTGTTCTACAACTGCATCGAGGGCGAGGCCACCGAGATCACCTGCACGGCCGGGCTGCACTTCGACGAGTACACGGGCACCTGCGTCTGGCCCAACGATGCCGGCCGCCAGGGATGCAATCCGGGAGCCAACA AAAAACTAAAGGACGGATTCACCTGCCCCAAGGACCAGAAGACGGACGAGGCCGGCCAGGCGGTGGCGCACCCGAAGTTCGCCCATCCGACCGACTGCCAGCGGTTCTACGTCTGCCTGAACGGCGTCGAGCCCCGTGACCTCGGCTGCCAGGTCGGCGAGGTCTACAACGAGGAGACGGAGCGATGCGATGCGCCCGAGAACGTACCCGGATG CGAGGATTGGTACAAGGAAAGCGACGAGAAGAAGAACTGA
- the LOC131290685 gene encoding protein obstructor-E-like, with translation MAATKGIRSAVVLLLVAALSSAFKCPKSRGQFEDPVQCDKYYVCEDDVATEKLCPDGLVFDQTIKLINKCDQPFNVDCGDRFELQPPQGTTDYCPRKNGFFSHPDPSICNVFYSCINGEELEMGCSGGLHFDEKSGTCVWPDVAAREGCGSNANKKLNDGFQCPKETRYDKNGQVITHPNYPHPTDCSRFYYCLNGVEPRLGQCDAKMVYNEDLQRCDDPENVPECKDWYKEEEGAKN, from the exons ATGGCGGCAACGAAAGGCATACGCTCGGCGgtggtgctgttgctggttGCGGCGCTCTCC AGTGCGTTCAAGTGTCCGAAGAGCCGCGGTCAGTTCGAGGATCCTGTCCAGTGCGATAAGTACTACGTGTGTGAGGACGACGTAGCCACCGAGAAGCTCTGTCCGGACGGGCTGGTGTTCGACCAGACGATCAAGCTCATCAACAAGTGCGACCAGCCGTTCAACGTCGACTGCGGCGACCGGTTCGAGCTGC AGCCGCCACAGGGTACGACCGACTACTGCCCGCGCAAGAACGGGTTCTTCAGCCACCCGGATCCGTCGATCTGCAATGTCTTCTACAGCTGCATCAACGGCGAGGAGCTCGAGATGGGCTGCAGCGGTGGTCTGCACTTTGACGAGAAGTCGGGCACCTGCGTCTGGCCGGATGTGGCGGCACGCGAAGGCTGCGGTAGCAACGCCAACA AGAAACTCAACGATGGCTTCCAGTGCCCGAAGGAGACGCGCTATGACAAGAACGGCCAGGTGATCACGCATCCCAACTACCCGCACCCGACCGACTGCTCCCGCTTCTACTACTGCCTGAACGGGGTCGAGCCGCGTCTCGGCCAGTGCGATGCCAAGATGGTCTACAACGAGGATCTGCAGCGTTGCGACGACCCGGAGAACGTGCCGGAATG CAAAGACTGGTACAAGGAGGAGGAAGGCGCCAAGAACTGA
- the LOC131290686 gene encoding protein obstructor-E-like, producing MSNRALVVILPLVLTVALLCSAATEESDDYFEFTCPKPDGQFEDPYQCDRYYECNDGRVAEKLCPDGLVFNPDSKLVNKCDQVFNVNCGDRKELQPPKPVGVCPRQNGFFPHPDPSICNIFFNCVNGRELEMTCVAGLHFNQPTGTCVWPDMANRQGCGSNANKKLNDGFQCPKDATKMDRNGQAITHPNYPHPEDCQRFYICLNGIEPRQGTCDDGTVYNEDLQRCDDPENVPGCEDWYSQPETDREADRN from the exons ATGAGCAACCGAGCGCTGGTCGTGATTCTCCCCCTGGTGCTGACCGTGGCGTTGCTCTGCT CCGCGGCCACCGAGGAGTCGGACGACTACTTCGAGTTCACCTGCCCGAAACCGGACGGCCAGTTCGAGGATCCGTACCAGTGCGATCGGTACTACGAGTGCAACGATGGGCGCGTCGCGGAGAAGCTCTGCCCGGACGGGCTCGTCTTCAACCCGGACAGCAAGCTGGTCAACAAGTGCGACCAGGTGTTCAACGTCAACTGCGGCGACCGGAAGGAGCTAC AGCCACCGAAACCGGTCGGAGTGTGTCCCCGGCAGAACGGGTTCTTCCCGCACCCCGATCCGTCGATCTGCAACATCTTCTTCAACTGCGTGAACGGGCGCGAGCTGGAGATGACGTGTGTGGCCGGGCTACACTTCAACCAGCCGACCGGCACCTGCGTCTGGCCGGACATGGCCAACCGGCAGGGCTGCGGCAGCAACGCCAACA AAAAACTGAACGACGGCTTCCAGTGCCCGAAGGACGCGACCAAGATGGACAGGAACGGGCAGGCCATAACGCACCCGAACTACCCGCACCCGGAGGACTGCCAGCGGTTCTACATCTGCCTGAACGGCATCGAGCCGCGGCAAGGCACCTGCGATGATGGCACGGTCTACAACGAGGACCTGCAGCGCTGCGACGACCCGGAGAACGTGCCCGGATG TGAGGACTGGTACAGCCAGCCAGAGACGGATCGAGAAGCTGATCGAAACTAG
- the LOC131290811 gene encoding protein obstructor-E, with translation MKQFGALFATTIVGLALVAHVSGAAAPSCPEPYGEQAYLHPDHCDQFFLCTNGTLTLETCENGLLFDGKAAVHNHCNYNWAVECGARKFATDQTPLSTPGCEYLFGIYPDAAECSTSYHKCAFGEVHQELCEPGLVYDHRIHGCNWPDQLLDQCNPEAVVGFKCPQSVPSGTVAARFWPYPRFAVPNDCHRLITCVDGHPRLITCGEGKVFNEESLTCENPEDVPHACRH, from the exons ATGAAGCAGTTCGGTGCGTTGTTTGCGACGACCATCGTCGGCCTGGCGCTGGTGGCACACG TGTCCGGAGCGGCCGCCCCGAGCTGCCCGGAGCCGTACGGTGAGCAGGCGTACCTGCACCCGGACCATTGCGACCAGTTCTTCCTCTGCACGAACGGCACGCTGACGCTGGAGACGTGCGAGAACGGGCTGCTGTTCGACGGCAAGGCAGCGGTGCACAACCACTGCAACTACAACTGGGCGGTCGAGTGCGGGGCGCGCAAGTTCGCCACCGACCAGACGCCGCTGTCGACGCCCGGCTGCGAGTACCTGTTCGGCATCTACCCGGACGCGGCCGAGTGCTCCACCAGCTACCACAAGTGCGCGTTCGGCGAGGTGCACCAGGAGCTGTGCGAGCCGGGGCTGGTGTACGACCACCGCATCCACGGCTGCAACTGGCCCGACCAGCTGCTCGACCAGTGCAACCCGGAGGCCGTCGTCGGCTTCAAGTGCCCGCAGTCGGTGCCGTCCGGCACGGTCGCGGCCCGCTTCTGGCCGTACCCGCGCTTCGCCGTCCCGAACGATTGCCACCGGCTGATCACCTGCGTCGACGGCCATCCGCGTCTCATTACGTGCGGCGAGGGCAAGGTGTTCAACGAGGAGTCGCTCACCTGCGAGAACCCCGAGGATGTCCCGCACGCCTGCCGTCATTAG
- the LOC131291438 gene encoding actin-related protein 2 isoform X2, with translation MDSKGRHVIVCDNGTGFVKCGYAGSNFPAHIFPSMVGRPIIRAVNKIGDIEVKDLHVDDLMVGDEASQLRSLLEVSYPMENGVVRNWEDMCHVWDYTFGPKKMNIEPTNTKILLTEPPMNPTKNREKMIEVMFEKYGFDSAYIAIQAVLTLYAQGLISGVVIDSGDGVTHICPVYEEFALPHLTRRLDIAGRDITRYLIKLLLLRGYAFNHSADFETVRMMKEKLCYIGYDIEMEQRLALETTVLVESYTLPDGRMIKVGGERFEAPEALFQPHLINVEGQGIAELVFSTIQAADIDMRSELYKHIVLSGGSTMYPGLPSRLEREIKQLYLERVLKNDIDKLSKFKIRIEDPPRRKDMVFIGGAVLAEVTKDRDAFWMSKAEYQEQGLNVLKKLSTRTSN, from the exons ATGGACAGCAAGGGTCGACATGTAATCGTTTGCGACAATGGCACCGGG TTCGTCAAATGCGGTTATGCCGGCAGCAACTTTCCTGCACACATTTTCCCGTCGATGGTCGGCCGGCCCATCATCCGTGCCGTGAACAAAATCGGAGACATCGAAGTGAAG GATTTACACGTTGAT GATCTGATGGTTGGCGATGAAGCGTCGCAGTTGCGTTCGCTGCTGGAGGTGTCGTACCCGATGGAGAACGGTGTGGTGCGCAACTGGGAAGACATGTGCCACGTGTGGGACTACACGTTTGGGCCGAAGAAGATGAACATCGAGCCGACCAACACCAAGATCCTGCTCACGGAGCCGCCGATGAACCCGACAAAGAACCGGGAGAAGATGATCGAGGTGATGTTCGAGAAGTACGGCTTCGACTCGGCGTACATTGCCATCCAAGCGGTGCTGACGCTGTACGCGCAGGGCCTGATTAGTGGCGTCGTCATCGACTCCGGTGACGGTGTGACGCACATCTGCCCGGTGTATGAGGAGTTCGCGCTACCGCATCTAACCCGGCGGCTCGATATTGCCGGGCGGGATATCACGCGCTACCTGatcaagctgctgctgctgcgtggCTACGCGTTCAACCACTCGGCTGACTTCGAGACGGTGCGCATGATGAAGGAGAAGCTGTGCTACATTGGCTACGACATAGAGATGGAGCAGCGGCTCGCGCTCGAGACCACGGTGCTGGTAGAATCGTACACG CTGCCGGACGGGCGCATGATAAAGGTCGGCGGCGagcgcttcgaagcaccggaGGCTCTCTTCCAGCCGCACCTGATCAATGTGGAAGGCCAGGGCATCGCGGAGCTGGTCTTCTCGACGATCCAGGCTGCCGACATCGACATGCGGTCGGAGCTGTACAAGCACATCGTACTGTCGGGCGGGTCCACCATGTACCCCGGCCTACCGAGCCGTCTCGAGCGCGAAATCAAGCAGCTCTACCTCGAGCGGGTGCTCAAGAACGACATCGACAAGCTGTCCAAGTTCAAGATCCGCATCGAGGATCCACCCCGGAGAAAAGATATGGTTTTCATCG GAGGCGCCGTCCTAGCTGAGGTGACCAAGGATCGCGATGCGTTCTGGATGTCCAAGGCCGAGTACCAGGAGCAGGGCCTGAACGTGCTGAAAAAGCTGAGCACACGCACTAGCAACTAA
- the LOC131291438 gene encoding actin-related protein 2 isoform X1: MDSKGRHVIVCDNGTGFVKCGYAGSNFPAHIFPSMVGRPIIRAVNKIGDIEVKDLMVGDEASQLRSLLEVSYPMENGVVRNWEDMCHVWDYTFGPKKMNIEPTNTKILLTEPPMNPTKNREKMIEVMFEKYGFDSAYIAIQAVLTLYAQGLISGVVIDSGDGVTHICPVYEEFALPHLTRRLDIAGRDITRYLIKLLLLRGYAFNHSADFETVRMMKEKLCYIGYDIEMEQRLALETTVLVESYTLPDGRMIKVGGERFEAPEALFQPHLINVEGQGIAELVFSTIQAADIDMRSELYKHIVLSGGSTMYPGLPSRLEREIKQLYLERVLKNDIDKLSKFKIRIEDPPRRKDMVFIGGAVLAEVTKDRDAFWMSKAEYQEQGLNVLKKLSTRTSN; encoded by the exons ATGGACAGCAAGGGTCGACATGTAATCGTTTGCGACAATGGCACCGGG TTCGTCAAATGCGGTTATGCCGGCAGCAACTTTCCTGCACACATTTTCCCGTCGATGGTCGGCCGGCCCATCATCCGTGCCGTGAACAAAATCGGAGACATCGAAGTGAAG GATCTGATGGTTGGCGATGAAGCGTCGCAGTTGCGTTCGCTGCTGGAGGTGTCGTACCCGATGGAGAACGGTGTGGTGCGCAACTGGGAAGACATGTGCCACGTGTGGGACTACACGTTTGGGCCGAAGAAGATGAACATCGAGCCGACCAACACCAAGATCCTGCTCACGGAGCCGCCGATGAACCCGACAAAGAACCGGGAGAAGATGATCGAGGTGATGTTCGAGAAGTACGGCTTCGACTCGGCGTACATTGCCATCCAAGCGGTGCTGACGCTGTACGCGCAGGGCCTGATTAGTGGCGTCGTCATCGACTCCGGTGACGGTGTGACGCACATCTGCCCGGTGTATGAGGAGTTCGCGCTACCGCATCTAACCCGGCGGCTCGATATTGCCGGGCGGGATATCACGCGCTACCTGatcaagctgctgctgctgcgtggCTACGCGTTCAACCACTCGGCTGACTTCGAGACGGTGCGCATGATGAAGGAGAAGCTGTGCTACATTGGCTACGACATAGAGATGGAGCAGCGGCTCGCGCTCGAGACCACGGTGCTGGTAGAATCGTACACG CTGCCGGACGGGCGCATGATAAAGGTCGGCGGCGagcgcttcgaagcaccggaGGCTCTCTTCCAGCCGCACCTGATCAATGTGGAAGGCCAGGGCATCGCGGAGCTGGTCTTCTCGACGATCCAGGCTGCCGACATCGACATGCGGTCGGAGCTGTACAAGCACATCGTACTGTCGGGCGGGTCCACCATGTACCCCGGCCTACCGAGCCGTCTCGAGCGCGAAATCAAGCAGCTCTACCTCGAGCGGGTGCTCAAGAACGACATCGACAAGCTGTCCAAGTTCAAGATCCGCATCGAGGATCCACCCCGGAGAAAAGATATGGTTTTCATCG GAGGCGCCGTCCTAGCTGAGGTGACCAAGGATCGCGATGCGTTCTGGATGTCCAAGGCCGAGTACCAGGAGCAGGGCCTGAACGTGCTGAAAAAGCTGAGCACACGCACTAGCAACTAA
- the LOC131290870 gene encoding NIF3-like protein 1 — MFHKVPALKCLGRSIAQSGRRCLTSRAMPSTQASLQAVVAKLNEFAPESLAEKWDNVGLLVEPFPERPIRNILLTIDLTERVMQEAMEKSTDLIISYHPPIFAPLKRITQKSWKERIINHCLRNGIAVYSPHTSWDSVTNGVNDWLANALPLASSQPILENLSNPSYGGGRICVVKGELTLQEAVQRIKQHTKLEHVMVGVAPGASGRIQTFAVCAGSGASVLKGVKADLYVTGEMSHHEYLEAKHQDTNLILLGHCNSERGFLPVFKGILSDLLQGFSDVTINVSEQDGDPMQLVHTDTPTLSN, encoded by the exons ATGTTTCACAAAGTCCCGGCACTGAAGTGTCTAGGCCGTAGCATCGCTCAAAGTGGCCGTCGTTGTTTAACGTCTCGCGCAATGCCCTCCACACAAGCCAGCCTGCAGGCAGTGGTTGCCAAGTTGAACGAATTTGCACCGGAAAGTCTGGCAGAAAAATGGGACAACGTTGGCTTGCTGGTGGAACCGTTTCCAGAGCG TCCTATTCGCAACATTTTGCTCACCATCGATTTAACGGAGCGCGTCATGCAGGAAGCGATGGAAAAGTCGACTGATTTGATCATTTCCTACCATCCACCGATATTTGCTCCGCTGAAGCGCATCACGCAGAAGTCGTGGAAGGAACGCATCATCAATCACTGCTTGCGGAACGGAATCGCCGTCTATTCACCGCACACCAGCTGGGATAGTGTTACAAACGGTGTGAACGACTGGCTGGCGAACGCACTGCCTTTGGCAAGCTCTCAGCCCATCCTGGAGAACCTCTCTAACCCATCTTACGGTGGCGGGCGAATATGCGTGGTAAAGGGTGAGCTCACGCTGCAAGAAGCAGTGCAACGCATCAAACAGCACACCAAGCTGGAGCATGTGATGGTCGGAGTTGCACCCGGCGCGAGTGGTCGTATTCAAACCTTTGCCGTTTGCGCCGGCTCTGGAGCGAGTGTACTGAAAGGCGTCAAGGCAGATCTCTACGTGACGGGCGAGATGTCACATCACGAGTATCTGGAAGCAAAGCATCAGGACACCAACCTCATCCTGTTGGGCCATTGCAATTCCGAGCGTGGCTTCTTGCCAGTGTTCAAAGGCATTCTGTCAGACCTGTTGCAAGGTTTTAGCGACGTTACTATTAATGTTTCCGAGCAGGACGGTGATCCAATGCAACTGGTTCACACCGATACACCTACTTTATCTAACTAG